In the genome of Pontibacter actiniarum, the window AGTACACCTGTGAAAGCGCCACCACCACCTGTGCCAACAGAAGCATAAAGTGCAGTAGAAAGGAAAGAGTTCTCGTCGATAGTCCAGTAGTGGTTAAGAGAGAACTGTGGTTTGTGGTAGAAGTTATCCTCTACACTTACTTTTTCTCCGTTCAGTACACCCCAGTCAGGGTTCCACTTAATGCCTTGTGGAGCATCTCTGAACTCCTGGATAGATTTGCGGGTTTGTCTCTGGCCGTGCCACTGTGGTGCGCCGAAACCAGTAAGGGAGATTGTGTGGTTCTTGTTGATCAGCTTAGAAACGTTGAAGAAGTAGTTGTACGCCTCAAACTGCAGGCCGTCAGCCCAACCGTTGCCTTCTGTTTTAGAGCCGGAAGCTGCAAACGCCCAGCCATCCTCAGTTAAACCTGTTGAGTAGGTAAAGGCAACTTTGTTATAGCCATCGTTACCGATGCCGTAGAAAACAGAGCCTCCTTTTGTAGCATCAGTAGTTTTAGTGATGATGTTGATCGTACCACCGATAGAAGGCACCGCCACTTTAGAGGCACCAAGGCCACGCTGCACCTGCATTGACTTCGTCACGTCTGTCAGACCGGCCCAGTTAGACCAGTACACCGAGCCGTTCTCCATGTCGTTTACCGGCACACCGTTGATCATTACGGCGATGTTAGCGTTTTTAAAACCTCTCAGGTTTATTCTCGAGTCACCGAAGCCGCCACCTTGCTTCGTTGCGTACACACCTGGTGTAGACTTCAGAAGCTCAGGGAACTCCTGGTTTGAGGCTTTCTCGGTGATGATCTCGCTGGTGATCGTGGAGATAGCCACCGGCGTTTCCCTGTCAATGGCGTAGCTGTTCGCAGTGATCAGTACTTCGTTGATAGAGGTTACGTTAGGCTCCAGAAGGATAGTGCCCAGGTTCTTCTTGCCGTTCAAACCGGCAATGGAAACTTCTTTCTGCATATAGCCAACATAGTTAACTAATACAGCAGACGCATTCGCGTCATCTACCTGTAGGGTAAAGGTACCGTCCAGCGTGGTAGGCGCTGCTTTTTCTGTACCTTTTAGGATAACTGTTGCTCCTGGCAAGGGCTCTTTCGTTGTGGCGTCCACAACTTTACCTGTAACGGTGCCTTGAGCAAACAAGTCCCTTGGCGTTAAACTGGTTAGCAACACCAGAAAAACAAGACTAAGTAAATTGTACTTCATCTTTTAGATGTTAAGAATTGGTTGGTTGATTGATTTTGGCGCAAAAATACAACCCTAGTTCGTTAACTTTCAACTAAAAGCATTAAAAAAAGATAAATTAACCTCTCTATACTTTATGCTTTTTTAATATAAAAACCTCAGTGTTTTTATGCATATACAAGATTTACAACCAATTGCAAATCACAACTAAACACACCACCAAACCAATCCTGTTTATATAATACAACAATCACACATCAGTTAATCCAGCCTGAAAAATTTAACTATATAATGATTATCAGGTTTACTCCATAGAGGAACATAGACCTAAAAACAACCGCCAATAAAGGCTTAATGCTTATAAAAGTATATATTTATAAATACATCGTTCAGAAACACAACCAAAGCTACCTTGTATTATTTAACCTTTTACCAAGCAACAAACAAAGCACAGCATAATTATAATTATACAAGCTACCTTAAAGGTACTTATAGTAAAATAAATAAATTTAATAACATTTGTTAAGCGATAAACACCATAATCACAAAACAACAACTAGTACGTTTCCCATACATACACTAACTTATATAGCCAAGAAATAATAAAACAAAAGCAGGAGAAGCTCACCTGAAATAAAAGACCGCCACTACAGCAAAAGCGAAGCAAGCAACGCCAGCCACAACTTACCCACCTCACTCCATCATAAAGCAGAAGCATAGAACAGAACTTAAGCCATAAAAGACAACAAGCGCCACAGCAACAAATATTGCATTTTAGCAACAAAAGCGCTAAAGCCACGGCAAACACACCACACATATATTTGCCAAAGCAGATATATGATATTAGCATGGCACCGGAACAAGGAACACCAACCCGATACTTGTGAAACACCTCCTTATAAGTCACTACAGATCAAATTATTACTAGCCGCTATCTGGAAATTCGGGTAAACGGTTAAACATCAACTTTGGAAACAAATAAATAATATCAGGTGTGCTTGTATTATCACCAACACCGGTTACTTTTGCGGGCAAAATCAATCAACCCATTTATGAAAAACTTTTATAATGCCTCGCTGCCCACACTTAACGGTATAAGGCGTAGTAAGGAGCAAAGAGTTACAGCCCAACATCACAAGAATTTCTTCAAGAGATTCTTACTCTCCAGTATGCTCATGTTGTTATTTGCCGCCGGTGTACAGGCCCAGGTAACGACAAGTGGCATCAACGGTGTCGTTAAAGACTCGCAGGGCGAAACCCTGATCGGCGCTACCGTGCAAGCGATCCATCAGCCCTCAGGCACCACCTATGGTACGACAACCAACGCTGAAGGCCAGTTCACAATCCCTAACATGCGTGTTGGCGGCCCTTATACGGTTAACGTTTCGTATATCGGCTTTAACACCAGAACGTACAACGGCCTTAACTTAACGCTGGGTAACCCGCTGAGACTGGATGTGGCACTGGAAATGCAGTCAAACGCTTTGTCAGAGGTTACAATCGTTTCAGACAAGAACTCTGTGATCAGCGCCCAAAGAAACGGCACAGCTACAAACGTGTCGCAGGAGCAGATTTCGGAGCTTCCGACTATCAGCAGAAGCGTGCAGGATTTTGCCCGCCTGACGCCACAGGCTTCGGCCATGACCAACAACTCTGACGGCAGCCCGATGGGTGTTACATTTGCCGGCCAGTCTAACAAGTTCAACCAGTTTACAGTAGACGGTGCCAACGCCAATGACGCCTTTGGCCTTTCTGCCTCAGGTACCAACGGCGGACAGGCTGCCGCTAACCCAATCCCGCTTGAGTCTGTTCAGGAACTCCAGGTGTTGCTTTCTCCGTACGAAGTAACACAGGGTGGTTTCACAGGTGGTGGTATCAACGCCGTTACAAAGAGTGGTACCAACGCCTTCCACGGTTCAGCTTATACTTATTACCAGAACCAGGACTTTATTGGCGAAGGGGTTACAACTGACCTGAAGTACGCTGATTTTAGCAAGAAGACCTACGGTGCCAGCCTTGGCGGCCCTATCCTGAAGAACAAACTGTTCTTCTTTGCTAACGCTGAAAGAATCGAGAGCTCTACCCCGTTACCTTTTAACCCAGCTGAAGCTGGCTCAGGCTCTAAATTCGATGTGGAGACGCTGCAGTCGATCCGCGATTATGTTAGAAACACCTACAACTACGACCTTGGCGGCTTTACCGACATCAACAAAGAGATTACCTCTACTTCTTTGTTTGCCCGTCTGGACTGGAACATCAGCAACAAGCATAAGTTAACGCTTCGCCACAGCTATATCCAGGGCGACAACGACGCCTTGAGCCGCAGCGCCAACAGCATAACGTTCGCAAACAGTGGCTATACGTTCTCTAACAACCAGAACTCCTCTGTGATTGAGTTGAACAGTAACTTCGACAACAACACGTCTAACGTGTTCCGCGTTACCTACAACCGCATCCGCGACAGCAGAAAGACAGGCCTGTTCCCGAACGTGTCTATCCAGTCTAACTCATTGAACTACAACCTGGGTTCAGATTATTCTTCAGCCCGCAACAGCCTTGACCAGGACAACTTTACGTTGGTAGATAACTTCACCATCTACAAGGGAGCTCACACGATCACGATCGGTACCAACAACGAGTTCTATAACACGAATAACGTGTTCCTGCAGAACTACTACGGCTCTTATACTTACAAAGACGTAGAGGTGAAAGACGCAAATGGCAAAGTGATAGGCAGCATCCCAGCCTACCAGCTGTTTATGGAAAACAAGAAGGCTCCGTCTAACTACTATGTAGGCTTCTCTACGAAGGGTGGTAACGATGATGCCGCGTCAGTGATACATGCTGCTCAGTTTGGTTTGTACGCCCAGGATGTCTGGAACGTGACGGACAGGTTCAGATTGACGTACGGCTTGCGTGTAGACATGCCAGTGTTCTTCAACAAACCGGATGAAAACGAGCTGTTCAACAAGTCTGAGTTTGCCTCGAAGTATGACGTAGCCACAAACAAGCCTCCGAAGACAACGCTGTACTACTCTCCGCGTGTGGGCTTTAACCTGGATGTTAACGGCGATGGAGCAACACAGCTGCGCGGTGGTGCCGGTTTATTCACAGGCCGTGTTCCTTTTGTATGGATCTCTAACCAGTATGGTGGTACAGGCGTAGCCTCTATCAGATACAGCACGACAGGCTCAAAGTCTCCGGACCTGCGCTTCGAGTATGACCCTACCGACACGCACTTGGGTTCATTTATCCCATCGGAGTACAAAACAGCTGCTACTGAGATCAACGTAACAGACCGTAATTTCAAGTTCCCGCAGGTTTTCCGCACCAACTTAGCCGTTGACCAGCAACTGCCTTGGTGGGGACTGGTAGGAACCCTGGAAGGTATGTACACCAAAACGCTGAACAACATCGAGTACAAGAACCTTAACCTGAAAGCGCCTGAGGGAGATGTAACCATCGGTAACTCTACGCGCCCTTGGTATAGCTCAAGAATCAGCTCTGACTTTACAGACGTTATTTACTTAACCAACACAAGCAAAGGCTACTCTTACAACTTTACAGCGCAGTTGCAAAAGCCAATGGAAAGAGGCTGGACTGGTAGCATCGCCTACACCTACGGCCACTCCATGTCCCTGAACGACGGCACCAGCTCTACAGCGATGTCTAACTGGCGTTATGCGTACAACGTAGACGGCCTTAACAACCTGGACCTGGCGCGCTCTAACTACGACCTTGGCTCACGTGTGGTAGGCTACGCTTCTAAAACCGTGAAGTATGGTCGCTTTGCCACCACTGTTGGCTTAGTGTACACCGGTCAGTCTGGTTCTACACTGTCTTACCTGTACGATGGCAACATCAACGGTGATGACCTTTCTGGCAACACCAATGATGCGAGCTTGTTCTATGTACCGGCAACGTTTGAAGAAGCAAACCTTGTGGCCTTCACAAGAGACGGCAAAACAGTTGCTCCAGAGCAGCAGTGGGCCGACTTCCAGGCTTTCGTAGCTGACAACGAGTACCTGAAGGACAACATGGGCAAAGTTACTGAGCGCAACGGCGACAGAATGCCTTGGGAAAACCACTTCGACCTGAAGATTGCTCAGGACATCTACGTAGTGAAAGACCACAAGCTGCAGTTGGGTATCGACGTGATCAACGTTAGCAACCTGCTGAACAAAGACTGGGGCTGGAGCTACTATCAGTCTAACCAGAGCATGAACATCTTCCAACGCTCAGGAGACCCTTCACAAACGCCAGGCTTTAAGTTCGATATAACGAAAATGAATGAGGTTGAAGGCAAACTGAAGCCGTACACTGTAAGTGACTACGGTTCACGCTGGAAAGCTCAGGTAAGCTTACGTTACTCTTTC includes:
- a CDS encoding TonB-dependent receptor, whose amino-acid sequence is MLMLLFAAGVQAQVTTSGINGVVKDSQGETLIGATVQAIHQPSGTTYGTTTNAEGQFTIPNMRVGGPYTVNVSYIGFNTRTYNGLNLTLGNPLRLDVALEMQSNALSEVTIVSDKNSVISAQRNGTATNVSQEQISELPTISRSVQDFARLTPQASAMTNNSDGSPMGVTFAGQSNKFNQFTVDGANANDAFGLSASGTNGGQAAANPIPLESVQELQVLLSPYEVTQGGFTGGGINAVTKSGTNAFHGSAYTYYQNQDFIGEGVTTDLKYADFSKKTYGASLGGPILKNKLFFFANAERIESSTPLPFNPAEAGSGSKFDVETLQSIRDYVRNTYNYDLGGFTDINKEITSTSLFARLDWNISNKHKLTLRHSYIQGDNDALSRSANSITFANSGYTFSNNQNSSVIELNSNFDNNTSNVFRVTYNRIRDSRKTGLFPNVSIQSNSLNYNLGSDYSSARNSLDQDNFTLVDNFTIYKGAHTITIGTNNEFYNTNNVFLQNYYGSYTYKDVEVKDANGKVIGSIPAYQLFMENKKAPSNYYVGFSTKGGNDDAASVIHAAQFGLYAQDVWNVTDRFRLTYGLRVDMPVFFNKPDENELFNKSEFASKYDVATNKPPKTTLYYSPRVGFNLDVNGDGATQLRGGAGLFTGRVPFVWISNQYGGTGVASIRYSTTGSKSPDLRFEYDPTDTHLGSFIPSEYKTAATEINVTDRNFKFPQVFRTNLAVDQQLPWWGLVGTLEGMYTKTLNNIEYKNLNLKAPEGDVTIGNSTRPWYSSRISSDFTDVIYLTNTSKGYSYNFTAQLQKPMERGWTGSIAYTYGHSMSLNDGTSSTAMSNWRYAYNVDGLNNLDLARSNYDLGSRVVGYASKTVKYGRFATTVGLVYTGQSGSTLSYLYDGNINGDDLSGNTNDASLFYVPATFEEANLVAFTRDGKTVAPEQQWADFQAFVADNEYLKDNMGKVTERNGDRMPWENHFDLKIAQDIYVVKDHKLQLGIDVINVSNLLNKDWGWSYYQSNQSMNIFQRSGDPSQTPGFKFDITKMNEVEGKLKPYTVSDYGSRWKAQVSLRYSF